The proteins below come from a single Aptenodytes patagonicus chromosome 20, bAptPat1.pri.cur, whole genome shotgun sequence genomic window:
- the LOC143169524 gene encoding retinol dehydrogenase 8-like, protein MAPKTVLITGCSSGIGLALAVRLARDKQRRFRVIATMRNVGRSGALAAAAGPALGRTLEIKQLDVCDEGSIRACLDSIPGRHIDVLVSNAGVGMAGPLECQSLAAMQSLMDTNFFGLVRLVKEVLPDMKRRRGGHIVVISSIMGLQGIVFNDIYAASKFAVEGFCESLVVQALRFNVAISLVEPGPVTTEFEAKVYEEAERADYSRTDPETADIFTKLYLRNSKDVFASLGQTPEDIAEHTLRVIEAARPPFRHQTNVAYTPMAALKHADPSGALMTDAFYKLVFKYDAVLRLSLHAIRLLRWKAQKVKQGARLLGFR, encoded by the exons ATGGCTCCCAAGACAGTGCTGATCACCGGCTGCTCCTCCGGCATCGGGCTGGCGCTGGCCGTCCGGCTGGCACGGGACAAGCAGCGCCGCTTCCGAG TCATCGCCACCATGAGGAACGTGGGCAGGAGCggggcgctggcggcggcggcagggccggCGCTGGGCCGGACGCTGGAGATCAAGCAGCTGGACGTCTGTGACGAGGGTTCCATCCGCGCCTGCCTCGACAGCATCCCCGGGCGCCACATCGACGTCCTGG TCAGCAACGCTGGCGTGGGCATGGCGGGTCCCCTGGAGTGCCAGAGCCTGGCAGCCATGCAGAGCCTCATGGACACCAACTTCTTCGGCCTCGTCCGCCTGGTCAAGGAGGTGCTGCCCGACATGAAGCGGCGCCGCGGGGGCCACATCGTGGTCATCAGCAGCATCATGGGCCTGCAGG GCATCGTCTTCAACGACATCTACGCGGCCTCCAAGTTCGCGGTGGAGGGTTTCTGCGAGAGCCTGGTGGTACAGGCGCTGCGCTTCAACGTGGC GATCAGCCTGGTGGAGCCGGGGCCGGTGACGACGGAGTTTGAGGCGAAGGTGTACGAGGAAGCTGAACGCGCCGACTACTCGCGGACCGACCCCGAGACAGCCGACATCTTCACCAAGCTCTACCTGAGGAACTCCAAGGATGTCTTCGCCAGCCTGGGCCAGACCCCCGAGGACATCGCGGAG CACACGCTGCGGGTGATCGAGGCAGCCCGGCCGCCCTTCCGGCACCAGACCAACGTGGCGTACACGCCGATGGCCGCGCTGAAGCACGCCGACCCCAGCGGCGCCCTCATGACCGACGCTTTCTACAAGCTGGTGTTCAAGTACGACGCGGTGCTGCGGCTCAGCCTCCACGCCATCCGCCTGCTCCGCTGGAAGGCCCAGAAGGTGAAGCAGGGCGCCCGGCTGCTGGGCTTCAGATAG